ACTTAACCAAGTTGAACCTGAATTGAGCAGCTACCGGTCTAGCAAAGATAAAAGCTTCTTCTCAACCAATATTCCAATAACCAAATAATATTTTCAAGGTAAAAATATCACTAGAAGCAAACAATTTGTAAAAGTAGTACTACATAACACACCATCAAAGTCCTGACTTGAGTGGTATGAGGTGCGATCTAACTTGGGGTATTGTCAATTCAGGGTGATGCCAATATCGCTGAAAGTGGTTATGTCTCCTCTGGGTGATGCCACTATCGCCGCGATTTAGATTTCCTCCTAACGTGTATGTGAGTGACATATGATCGCGAAAGTTGTTATATATGTCCTCTCTTGATGATGCCAATATCGCCATTTGAAAAAAAAAGTACTACATAACATGTCCATTATAAGGCCGAAAATTTGGGGCTAGAATGTTGGATATGTACATACACATGCGTATAAATTTCAAAACTTACACATGACAAATAACTAACTCAACAAAAATCACACAATTAATATTGTTTACACTTAGCCTATTCAAATTACTCTACATCTTCCAAAACCTCGTGTACTTGATTTTCCAACAACTTATGAGGAGGAAAGTATTGAAAACTCGATATATTATCCGCACTTACATAAACAACTTTATACATGTCATAATGCGTATTAACCTTAACATCTTTGAAGACATTGTGAAGGGCTTCACGATGATCGTTTTTTAGGACAAATGAGTAACACGACTGAAGATTCTTCCACACGTAAAAATTGATGACCATTGGTCTACTTGCGCGCTCTAAACAAACACCGGCAAGAGCACCATCCATTTTAGGAAAGTGAGATCTAAATACCAAAAAACACATGTACGAAAAGTCTTGCTCGTTCATGGAATTAGGTAAAAGATAAGCTGTGCTGAAAGAAATGGTGTCGCCCGTTGAGAACTTTGCAGCGGGGTATCCGTCCCTTGTCTCACCAC
The window above is part of the Rutidosis leptorrhynchoides isolate AG116_Rl617_1_P2 chromosome 1, CSIRO_AGI_Rlap_v1, whole genome shotgun sequence genome. Proteins encoded here:
- the LOC139871471 gene encoding uncharacterized protein — its product is MASFMPFSNKNLDIFMCVLRPTIAIVDQLVDTLKQFSVFTEKLGCIHSSIFKSYHGSMIIWYGAWIKRSNEDKELLGEILLSTLTNLQTMVVLLDHDFMSVHGGETRDGYPAAKFSTGDTISFSTAYLLPNSMNEQDFSYMCFLVFRSHFPKMDGALAGVCLERASRPMVINFYVWKNLQSCYSFVLKNDHREALHNVFKDVKVNTHYDMYKVVYVSADNISSFQYFPPHKLLENQVHEVLEDVE